The Kribbella shirazensis genomic interval TCCGGACCGGCGTGAAGGTCGCGGTCGTGGACGCGACCGGCAAGGTCGTCAATACCGGCGTCATCTACCCGCACGTCCCGCAGAACCAGTGGGACAAGTCGATCGCCACGCTGGCCGCGCTGGCGGCCGCGCACAACGTCGAGCTGATTGCCATCGGCAACGGTACGGCGTCCCGCGAGACCGACAAGCTGGCCGGGGAGCTGATCGCCAAGCACCCGGAGCTCAAGCTCACCAAGGCGGTCGTGTCCGAGGCCGGCGCGTCGGTGTACTCCGCGTCGGCGTTCGCGTCGCAGGAGCTGCCCGGGATGGACGTCTCGCTGCGTGGCGCGGTCTCGATCGCGCGCCGCCTGCAGGACCCGCTGGCCGAGCTGGTGAAGATCGACCCGAAGTCGATCGGCGTCGGCCAGTACCAGCACGACCTCCCGGAGAACTCGCTGTCCCGTTCGCTCGACGCGGTCGTCGAGGACTGCGTCAACGCGGTCGGCGTCGACCTGAACACGGCGTCCGCGCCGCTGCTCACCCGGGTCTCCGGCATCACGCCCGGCCTGGCGGACAACATCGTGCAGCACCGCGACGTCCACGGCCCGTTCACGTCGCGGACGGCGCTGCGCGAGGTCGCTCGCCTCGGCCCGAAGGCGTTCGAGCAGGCGGCCGGTTTCCTCCGGATCCCCGACGGCGACGACCCGCTGGACGCGTCGAGTGTGCACCCCGAGGCCTACCCCGTCGTACGGCGGATCCTCGACGCGACCGGCTCCGACGTGAAGTCGCTGATCGGGTCGGCCGAGCTGAAGCGGCTGAAGGCGGCGGACTTCGTCGACGACATGTTCGGTCTGCCGACCGTCACCGACATCCTGGCCGAGCTGGAGAAGCCGGGCCGGGACCCGCGGCCGGCGTTCAAGACCGCGGTGTTCGCCGACGGGGTGGACAAGATCGCGGACCTGAAGCCGGGGATGAAGCTGGAAGGTCAGGTCACGAACGTCGCGGCGTTCGGTGCGTTCATTGACATCGGTGTGCACCAGGACGGTCTGGCGCACGTGTCCGCGCTGTCGAAGAACTTCGTCAAGGACCCGCGCGAGGTGGTCAAGCCGGGCGACATCGTGATGGTGAAGGTGCTCGAGGTCGACATCCCGCGCAACCGGATCTCGCTGACGCTCCGGCTGGACGACGAGGTCGGCTCCGGCGGCCAGGGCGGTCGCGGTGGCCAGGCGCGCGGTCAGGGCGGCCAGCGCGGTGGGCAGCGTCCGGGGCAGGGCGGGTCAGGTCGCGGTCCGGGCGGGCAAGGCGGGCGTGGACCAGGCGGTCAGGGCCGCGGCCAAGGCGGAGGCCAAGGCGGTCAAGGCGGTCAAGGTGGGCAGGGCAGTCAGGGCGGTCGCGGCGGGAACCGCGGCGCGGGCGGCCGCGGCAACCAGACCGAGACCCCGATGGACGAAACCTCCCTCGCCGACGCCTTCCGCAAGGCAGGCTTCACCGTCCGCTGACGATTCCGCCGACGCCGTTCGGCCGACCCAGTCCGCTCACACCGTCCGCTGATCCAGTCCGCTCACACGGTCCGCTGACACGATCCGCCGAGCCGGGCTTCGCGACGCCCGCAGTTCCTTCCGAGCTGCGGGCGTCTTGCGGTGGATCAGGTCTCGGCGAGTTCGTAGCCGGCGGCTTCCACCGCGTTCCGGATCTCGGCCGGCCGGATCGGACGGTCGGCGGTCAGGGTGACGTTGCCGGTCGGGAGGTCCACGGCGACCGACTCGACGCCGGGCAGGCTCTCGAGTTCCTCGGTGACGAAGCCGGCGCAGTGCGCGCAGGTCATCCCGCGGACCTGGAACGTGGTCATGACGCGCTCACGTCGCGCGTCGCCTGCGTCGTACGGCGGATGCGCCCGTCCGGCGCCAGTTCGCCGAACAGGTAGACCTCGGTCGAGATCGTCCGCCCGCGCCGCGTCTCCGCATGGATCGTGAACCGCGCGGCCACCCGGTCGGCGGTGCGGATCGCCTCGTGGACGTCGTACGCGCAGGAGATCACGTTCTTCCGGACCGGGCGGAGGTGGTCGATCAGCCGCTGCCGGTCGAGGGTGACCCCGTCGGCGACCTGCTCGATGTCGGGTGTGTAGTACCGGTCCACGACCGCCGCGGCGTCACCGCCCGCGACGACCTCCCGGGTGAACGACTCGAAGAAGTTCGCGACGAACTCCCGCGCACTTAAATCTGACATGCCGTCAAAGATAAGCCGGACCGCTAACCTTGACAAGGTGTCAGAGAACAAGCCGGTACGCCGACGGCGCCGGGCAGACGCGGACCGCAGCCGTACGGCGATCCTGGCCGCTGCGATCGCCCTGCTGGACGACCGGCCCGACGCGAGCCTGGAACGGATCGCCGAGGCGGCCCACGTCACCCGGCAGACCGTGTACGCCCACTTCTCGTCCCGCGACGCGCTGCTGAACGCGATCCTCGACGAACTCACCGCCGAGACGGTGGCGGCGATCGACGCGCTGGACCTGGATCAAGGACCTGCACTCGACAACGCGCTACGTCTCGTCGACGTGGCGTGGCAGATGTTCGAGCGGCATCCGCTGCTGCTGCACGTCCAGCCGACCGCCACCCAGGACGCACGCCACGACCCCGTGACAGACCGCCTCGAACCCCTGATCCGCCGCGGTCAACGCAGCGGCGAGATCACCCGCGCCCTCCCCGCCCCCTGGCTGGTCACCGCCCTGATCGCCCTCGGCCACGCGGCCGGCGAGTCCGCAGCCGACGGCCGCCTCACCCCCAGAACCGCCAACAAGACCCTCCACACCACCCTCACCCGCCTCCTCCAACCCACCTAACCCTGGGCCAGAGGTACGGCAGGGTCAGCGCAGGTCGGTCAGGTGGCCGCCGGGGTCGCCGAGGTGGACCGCGGTTGCCTTGGGGGCGTAGCCGAGGCGCCGGTAGACCCGGTCTGCTCCGTCGTCGCCCGGTGTCAGCCAGGCGAGCGTGGCCCCGCCCAGCTCGAATGCCTTCAGCGTCGCGTACGCCGTCGCGATTCCGCCGTACCCGCGCCGCCGATGACTGTGGAGCGTCCCGACCCCCGCGACCTCGGACACCGCGTCGGCCACCGCGGT includes:
- a CDS encoding Tex family protein: MVVQSIEQRIAEELEVGENQVRAAVALLDEGSTVPFIARYRKEVTGMLDDAQLRTIEERLRYLRELEERRQTVLESIASQGKLDDALKASILAADTKSRLEDIYLPFKPKRRTKAMIARENGLEPLADGLMADPDVEPIAAAAVFVNAEVPDPQAALDGARAILVERFAEDADLIGELRERLWEQGRLASTVREGKETDGAKFSDYFDFDEPFTKMPSHRILALFRGEKEDVLQLTVEPLPAGVEADGPTEYETTIARKVGVENLGRPADKWLVETVRWAWRTKILVHLGIDLRMRLRQVAEDEAIRVFAANLRDLLLAAPAGTRATMGLDPGFRTGVKVAVVDATGKVVNTGVIYPHVPQNQWDKSIATLAALAAAHNVELIAIGNGTASRETDKLAGELIAKHPELKLTKAVVSEAGASVYSASAFASQELPGMDVSLRGAVSIARRLQDPLAELVKIDPKSIGVGQYQHDLPENSLSRSLDAVVEDCVNAVGVDLNTASAPLLTRVSGITPGLADNIVQHRDVHGPFTSRTALREVARLGPKAFEQAAGFLRIPDGDDPLDASSVHPEAYPVVRRILDATGSDVKSLIGSAELKRLKAADFVDDMFGLPTVTDILAELEKPGRDPRPAFKTAVFADGVDKIADLKPGMKLEGQVTNVAAFGAFIDIGVHQDGLAHVSALSKNFVKDPREVVKPGDIVMVKVLEVDIPRNRISLTLRLDDEVGSGGQGGRGGQARGQGGQRGGQRPGQGGSGRGPGGQGGRGPGGQGRGQGGGQGGQGGQGGQGSQGGRGGNRGAGGRGNQTETPMDETSLADAFRKAGFTVR
- a CDS encoding heavy-metal-associated domain-containing protein translates to MTTFQVRGMTCAHCAGFVTEELESLPGVESVAVDLPTGNVTLTADRPIRPAEIRNAVEAAGYELAET
- a CDS encoding nuclear transport factor 2 family protein, with translation MSDLSAREFVANFFESFTREVVAGGDAAAVVDRYYTPDIEQVADGVTLDRQRLIDHLRPVRKNVISCAYDVHEAIRTADRVAARFTIHAETRRGRTISTEVYLFGELAPDGRIRRTTQATRDVSAS
- a CDS encoding TetR/AcrR family transcriptional regulator, with protein sequence MSENKPVRRRRRADADRSRTAILAAAIALLDDRPDASLERIAEAAHVTRQTVYAHFSSRDALLNAILDELTAETVAAIDALDLDQGPALDNALRLVDVAWQMFERHPLLLHVQPTATQDARHDPVTDRLEPLIRRGQRSGEITRALPAPWLVTALIALGHAAGESAADGRLTPRTANKTLHTTLTRLLQPT